The genomic window GCGCGATCCTCAACGGATTCGCGCTCTACGGATTCCGGGCCTACGGCGGGACCTTCCTGGCCTTCTCCGACTACATGCGCCCGCCGGTCCGGCTTGCGGCGCTGATGGAACTGCCGGTGACCTACGTGTGGACCCACGACTCGATCGGCATCGGCGAGGACGGCCCGACGCACCAGCCGGTCGAGCACCTCGCGGCGCTGCGGGCGATCCCGGGTCTGGACGTCGTCCGGCCCGCCGACGCGAACGAGACCGTGGTCGCCTGGCGTACGGTTCTCGAGCGTTCCCGGCGGCCGGCCGGTATGGTGCTGTCCCGGCAGAACCTTCCCGTCCTCGACCGTTCACGGTTCGCGTCGGCTGAGGGCGTGGCCAACGGCGGCTACGTCCTGCTCGACGCGGCCGACGGCAACCCCCACGTCATTCTGGTCGCCACCGGGTCAGAGGTGCAGCTGGCGGTAGCGGCGGCCGAGAGGCTCGCCGCCGCGGACATCTCGGTCCGTGTGGTGTCGATGCCATGTGTCGAGTGGTTCCGGGAGCAGGACGAGACGTACCGCCACTCCGTCCTGCCACCGAGCGTCCGGGCCCGGGTGTCCGTCGAAGCCGGTGCCGCCCTGGGCTGGCACGAGTTCGTCGGCGGGGACGGCGAGATCATCAGCGTCGATCGGTACGGTGCCAGCGCTCCTTACCGCTTGTTGTTCGAGCACTTCGGCATCACGGTGGACCGCGTGGTGAGCGCGGCACACGTCAGCCTCACCAAGGCCGGCCGCGGCCGGTGACGGGCACAACTCAGGCGGGGGACGCGGTGCTGGGCCGACGCGTCACCGCCTCAGCGGCGGAATCTCGCCCGATCTCGGTTGCCGGACCTTCCGAACTCGATCTAGTGTGTCGCGAATCCTGTCTAGAGAGTGGGTGCATTTGATGCCGCTGCGTAGCGATTCCTTGACGACCTTCGCGTTCGCAACGACCTCAGACAGGACACTTCGGCATGGACCTTCCTCGTCACCACGTCATCCGCGAGGGTGACCTTCGCATTCTCAACCCGTTCTCGCCCGCGAACCTGGCGACCCTCGGGCAAGCTATCAAGCTGCGGGCCGGCGATCGCCTCGTCGACCTGTGCTGCGGCAAGGGTGAACTGCTCCGCAGCTGGCACTTGGCGCATGGCATCCGGGGCATCGGCGTGGACATCAGCACCGCGTTCGTAGCGGAGGCGCGGGAGTATTCCGCCGGCCTTCCGGTGGAGTTCGTCCACGGCGACGCGGCCGGTTTCGTCGCGCCGGAACCGGCTGACGTGGCCGCCTGCCTCGGCGCCACCTGGATCGGCGGCGGTGTCGCCGGCACCATCGAGATCCTGGAGCGCAGCTTGCGTCCCGGCGGCATGCTGCTGATCGGCGAGCCGTACTGGCGGCTGGACCCGCCCGACCAGCAGACCGTGGAGGCGTGCCACGCGCAGACCCGCGATGACTTCCGGTCGCTGCCGGAGCTGGTCGCCCACTTCGGTGACGACCTCGGCTGGGATCTGGTCGAGATGGTGCTGGCCAGTCAGGACTCCTGGGATCGATATGCGGCCGCGCATTGGCTGAACATCCGGACCTGGTTGGACGCCAACCCGGACGATAAGCTGGCCCCGCGGCTACGCGCCGAGCTGGATACCGATCCGGTACGGCACGTGCGCTATCGGCGCGAGTATCTCGGCTGGGGCGTCTTCGCCCTGCGTAAACGCGGATAGCCCGAGGACAGCTCCGCATCGGACAGGTCATCGTCGATGGATCTCCCGCCGCTTCGCACCGCTGGCTCGTGGCCGGCGCGGGCTGGCGGCGGGAGATACCACCGATCGATCACCCAGTCGCGTCGCGGGAACGCAGCAGATCGGCGAGTTGCTCCAGGTTCGTTAGCGGGATGTCGGCGTCGATTCCCCGCAGGCCCGCGGTGCGCATTCCCGCTGCCCGTCCCGCGGCCAGACCGGCCGGCGAGTCCTCGACCACCAGACAGGCAGAACTCGGAACGCCGAGTCGGCCGGCTGCCGCCA from Actinoplanes derwentensis includes these protein-coding regions:
- a CDS encoding SAM-dependent methyltransferase, which encodes MDLPRHHVIREGDLRILNPFSPANLATLGQAIKLRAGDRLVDLCCGKGELLRSWHLAHGIRGIGVDISTAFVAEAREYSAGLPVEFVHGDAAGFVAPEPADVAACLGATWIGGGVAGTIEILERSLRPGGMLLIGEPYWRLDPPDQQTVEACHAQTRDDFRSLPELVAHFGDDLGWDLVEMVLASQDSWDRYAAAHWLNIRTWLDANPDDKLAPRLRAELDTDPVRHVRYRREYLGWGVFALRKRG